Proteins encoded by one window of Kribbella italica:
- a CDS encoding ABC transporter permease subunit: protein MSTAELVNHKPGRNYLLSAVAIVASFVVFVIPFVFIVLTAVKDRQQASLLDFSWPHQFQFVENFVAVVKARDYMLVIAFINSTVLTAVSVTGMVVLAAMVGFVLQRRRSRWNPFINFIVLSGLIIPPAVVPTIWVLQGLQLFRTMTGLILIEIAFGLSFCILLFRAFVATIPRELDEAAVIDGAGPLRLFFRVIFPLLRSVIVTVVVVQSVNVFNDFVNPLYFLPGDQNATVQLTLFNFQSQFNTQYNLLFMNILLITVPPLIMFLFFNRQIVAGMTSGAVKG, encoded by the coding sequence GTGAGTACGGCGGAGCTCGTCAACCACAAGCCGGGCCGCAACTACCTGCTCAGCGCGGTCGCGATCGTCGCGTCGTTCGTGGTGTTCGTGATCCCGTTCGTCTTCATCGTGCTGACCGCGGTCAAGGACCGGCAGCAGGCCTCGCTGCTGGACTTCTCCTGGCCGCACCAGTTCCAGTTCGTGGAGAACTTCGTCGCGGTGGTCAAGGCACGCGACTACATGCTGGTGATCGCGTTCATCAACTCGACGGTGCTGACGGCGGTCAGCGTCACCGGGATGGTGGTGCTCGCGGCGATGGTCGGGTTCGTGCTGCAGCGGCGGCGGTCGCGGTGGAACCCGTTCATCAACTTCATCGTGCTGTCGGGACTGATCATCCCGCCGGCCGTCGTACCGACGATCTGGGTGCTGCAGGGGCTGCAGCTGTTCCGGACGATGACCGGGCTGATCCTGATCGAGATCGCGTTCGGGCTGTCGTTCTGCATCCTGCTGTTCCGGGCGTTCGTCGCGACCATCCCTCGGGAGTTGGACGAGGCGGCGGTGATCGACGGGGCCGGTCCGCTGCGGCTGTTCTTCCGGGTGATCTTCCCGCTGCTGCGGTCGGTGATCGTGACGGTGGTCGTCGTGCAGTCGGTGAACGTGTTCAACGACTTCGTGAACCCGCTCTACTTCCTGCCCGGCGACCAGAACGCCACCGTGCAGCTGACGCTGTTCAACTTCCAGAGTCAGTTCAACACGCAGTACAACCTGCTGTTCATGAACATCCTGCTGATCACCGTGCCGCCGCTGATCATGTTCCTGTTCTTCAACCGCCAGATCGTCGCCGGGATGACCTCGGGGGCGGTGAAGGGCTAG
- a CDS encoding ABC transporter permease subunit translates to MATTSVKPRSRSAASPAASAAGGKVYSPYSNWFYLPAAVIYGVLFVVPTFASLYFSLTRWSLFESKFIGLENFQLFFQEPQLIKGFTNTLIFAVVTSGSKVVLGLLLAVLLTSRIIGRGYLRSVVFFPVLVSTIGVGLTFTVLMNPERGLINGALEVIGINGPGWLTDPKWALLSVALVDIWKGVGLATLIYIAGIVSIPREYMEAARVDGAGSFETFRRIVLPLSRPATVTVIILSLIGGLRSFDLIWAMTRGGPGFTSDVIASVIYKQYQAGFYGLSTAGNVVLFVVVTAVVLPLFWFLNRKEVEL, encoded by the coding sequence GTGGCAACCACCTCGGTCAAGCCGCGCTCGCGTAGCGCAGCGTCCCCGGCCGCTTCGGCGGCCGGGGGGAAGGTCTACTCGCCGTACTCGAACTGGTTCTACCTGCCGGCGGCCGTGATCTACGGCGTGCTGTTCGTGGTCCCGACCTTCGCGTCGCTCTACTTCAGCCTGACCCGCTGGAGCCTGTTCGAGTCGAAGTTCATCGGGCTGGAGAACTTCCAGCTGTTCTTCCAGGAGCCGCAGCTGATCAAGGGCTTCACCAACACGCTGATCTTCGCCGTCGTGACGTCCGGGTCGAAGGTGGTGCTCGGGCTGCTGCTCGCCGTCCTGCTGACCTCGCGCATCATCGGGCGGGGCTACCTGCGGTCGGTGGTGTTCTTCCCGGTGCTGGTCAGCACGATCGGTGTCGGGCTCACCTTCACCGTCCTGATGAACCCCGAGCGCGGCCTGATCAACGGCGCGCTCGAGGTGATCGGCATCAACGGCCCCGGCTGGCTGACCGACCCGAAGTGGGCGCTGCTGTCGGTCGCGCTGGTCGACATCTGGAAGGGCGTCGGGCTCGCGACGCTGATCTACATCGCGGGCATCGTGTCGATCCCGCGGGAGTACATGGAGGCCGCGCGGGTCGACGGCGCCGGGTCGTTCGAGACCTTCCGGCGGATCGTGCTGCCGCTGTCCCGGCCGGCCACGGTGACCGTGATCATCTTGTCGCTGATCGGCGGGCTGCGGTCGTTCGACCTGATCTGGGCGATGACGCGGGGCGGACCGGGGTTCACCTCGGACGTGATCGCGTCGGTGATCTACAAGCAGTACCAGGCCGGGTTCTACGGGCTGTCGACGGCGGGCAACGTCGTGCTGTTCGTCGTGGTCACCGCGGTGGTGCTGCCGCTGTTCTGGTTCCTCAACCGGAAGGAGGTGGAGCTGTGA
- a CDS encoding RraA family protein has product MTATANANDLSSLYQHLRVVDVADALDGIGYFDIGLMSPDVRPLWLGMKFWGPAATIRAVPSNRPMWKLDSTQDIVEAHRIWFEETGNVKLPGDLAPGHVVVMDAGGGKEVGFWGSENGMGAVQNGAAGIVTDGYCRDTAEIVAQRTPIASRARGRTIIPGRIKVVETQATIACGGTQVSPGDLIGCDDDGIIVVPADVAEEVAVHARAILLADMRARRKKYEALGMKPDSSVDYEAIERYYDGV; this is encoded by the coding sequence ATGACTGCCACTGCCAACGCCAACGATCTGAGCAGCTTGTACCAGCACCTGCGGGTGGTGGACGTCGCCGACGCGCTCGACGGGATCGGGTACTTCGACATCGGGCTGATGTCGCCCGACGTGCGCCCGCTGTGGCTGGGGATGAAGTTCTGGGGGCCGGCGGCAACGATTCGCGCGGTGCCGTCGAACCGGCCGATGTGGAAGCTCGACAGCACCCAGGACATCGTCGAGGCGCACCGGATCTGGTTCGAGGAGACCGGCAACGTGAAGCTGCCCGGTGATCTCGCGCCGGGGCACGTGGTGGTGATGGACGCCGGCGGCGGCAAGGAGGTCGGCTTCTGGGGCTCGGAGAACGGGATGGGCGCGGTGCAGAACGGCGCGGCCGGGATCGTCACCGACGGGTACTGCCGCGACACCGCCGAGATCGTCGCCCAGCGGACGCCGATCGCCTCCCGCGCTCGGGGCCGGACGATCATCCCGGGCCGGATCAAGGTGGTCGAGACCCAGGCGACGATCGCCTGCGGCGGGACGCAGGTGAGCCCCGGCGACCTGATCGGCTGTGACGACGACGGCATCATCGTCGTACCGGCGGACGTCGCCGAGGAGGTCGCCGTACACGCCCGCGCGATCCTGCTCGCCGACATGCGCGCCCGCCGCAAGAAGTACGAGGCCCTCGGCATGAAGCCTGACAGCTCAGTCGACTACGAGGCGATCGAGCGCTACTACGACGGAGTCTGA
- a CDS encoding class I SAM-dependent methyltransferase: MTSYLESTRNSYNTVAADYHQLVAPRFDDPYHRAILGLYGDLLAAGDAGPVGDLGCGPGHVTAYLAELGMDAFGMDLSPAMVDFARQEYADLRFEVGSLLDLPLPDNGLAGALAFYSLVHTPAEDLPTAFAEIHRVLTPGGLFLYGFKAGTGTYHLTEGYGHPIELDVYAYEPAAIHELLVAAGFEEVTRLTRPAIAPEKTDQAFLIYRKPA; encoded by the coding sequence ATGACCTCGTACCTGGAGAGCACCCGGAACTCCTACAACACCGTCGCCGCCGACTACCACCAGCTCGTCGCCCCTCGGTTCGACGACCCGTACCACCGCGCGATCCTCGGCCTGTACGGCGACCTGCTGGCCGCCGGTGACGCCGGCCCGGTGGGCGACCTGGGCTGCGGCCCCGGCCACGTCACGGCGTACCTGGCGGAGCTCGGCATGGACGCCTTCGGGATGGATCTGTCCCCGGCGATGGTCGACTTCGCACGCCAGGAGTACGCCGACCTGCGCTTCGAGGTCGGCTCCCTGCTCGACCTCCCGCTCCCGGACAACGGGCTCGCCGGCGCGCTCGCGTTCTACTCGCTCGTGCACACCCCGGCCGAGGACCTGCCGACGGCGTTCGCCGAGATCCACCGCGTCCTCACACCCGGCGGCCTGTTCCTCTACGGCTTCAAGGCAGGCACCGGCACCTACCACCTGACCGAGGGCTACGGCCACCCGATCGAGCTCGACGTCTACGCCTACGAGCCGGCCGCGATCCACGAACTGCTGGTCGCGGCCGGCTTCGAAGAGGTCACCCGGCTGACCCGCCCGGCGATCGCCCCCGAGAAGACGGACCAGGCGTTCCTCATCTACCGCAAGCCCGCCTAG
- a CDS encoding enoyl-CoA hydratase gives MSGLEIERDGAILRLTLSNPERRNAITWPMYDGLSSVEALVAEDRGIRVVVLRGAGGKAFAAGTDIRQFADFTTGEQGVEYERRIAAVLTSLLRVRVPVVGVVQGPAVGAGLALAACCDLVVATPDAVFGAPVARTLGNTLPPLVIARLQQRLGAGRTMALLLTAGLMPSSEAAIAGFVTEVIEREDLDERVEQLLAVICANAPLTLASMKEFDRRILRDGAFVDGEDVLAEVYASRDFQAGVKAFLAHEDIEWEGR, from the coding sequence GTGAGCGGGCTCGAGATCGAGCGCGACGGCGCGATTCTTCGGCTGACTCTGTCCAATCCTGAACGGCGTAATGCGATCACTTGGCCGATGTACGACGGACTGTCTTCGGTCGAGGCACTGGTGGCTGAGGACCGGGGGATTCGGGTCGTCGTACTGCGGGGCGCCGGCGGGAAGGCGTTCGCGGCGGGGACGGACATCCGGCAGTTCGCGGACTTCACGACGGGGGAGCAGGGGGTCGAGTACGAGCGGCGGATCGCCGCGGTGCTGACGAGCTTGTTGCGGGTCCGCGTGCCGGTGGTTGGGGTGGTCCAGGGGCCGGCCGTCGGTGCCGGCCTGGCACTGGCCGCCTGCTGCGACCTGGTCGTCGCCACCCCGGACGCGGTCTTCGGCGCCCCCGTCGCCCGCACGCTCGGCAACACCCTCCCGCCCCTGGTCATCGCCCGCCTCCAGCAACGCCTTGGTGCTGGCCGGACGATGGCTCTCCTGCTGACCGCGGGCCTGATGCCGTCCTCGGAGGCGGCGATCGCAGGCTTCGTCACGGAGGTGATCGAGCGCGAGGACCTGGACGAGCGGGTCGAGCAGCTCCTCGCGGTGATCTGCGCCAACGCACCGCTGACGCTGGCCTCGATGAAGGAGTTCGACCGCCGCATCCTCCGCGACGGAGCCTTCGTCGACGGCGAGGACGTACTGGCGGAGGTCTACGCCAGCCGAGACTTCCAGGCCGGCGTCAAGGCCTTCCTGGCCCACGAGGACATCGAGTGGGAGGGCCGATGA
- a CDS encoding family 78 glycoside hydrolase catalytic domain yields the protein MSRSAAPTHLRFDHHTATSPVLGIGTAAPRLSWQTPSADAGWAQTAYELEIVRGDAAPQTHVVESADQVLVAWPGDPLASREQATVRVRVRGVEWSEWSDPAVVEAGLLSTDDWSARFVTPREIGGQDSPAPLLNGEFELPDGIVKARLYATAHGTYVPTLNGRRVGDHELAPGWTAYQFRLRYQTYDVTDLVRSGANQLEFLLGNGWYRGRLGFKDQRALYGDRLAVLAQLEVTTASGEVVVVGSDGEWTARESAITADDIYDGQSTDLRLTSPAATPVDVLDADLGLLVAPDGPPVRITDVLPAKELTTSPAGKLLVDFGQNVVGRVRLTVRGGAAGDEIVLRHAEVLDEGELGVRPLRTAKATDTYVLAGPDEVTLESELTFHGFRYAEVTGVGNLAAEDIEAVVLGSDLTRTGWFESSNETLDRFHENVVWGMRGNFLDVPTDCPQRDERLGWTGDIQVFSPSASFLFDSAGFLTNWLADLAAEQHKDGSVPYVIPDVLRDPGPATAAWGDAATIVPWVVYERTGDSALLARQLPSMKAWVDRMVDLAGENLLWSGGFQFGDWLDPTAPPDNAAAAKADPDVIATAHLARSADVVARAAEVVGDADLAREYGELAAGVRRAFAAEYTTEGGRVLSDAPTTYALALQWALLPTGEQRQGAAERLADLVRASGFRISTGFVGTPLIADALADTGHSDLAYRLLMQTGCPSWLYAVTMGATTVWERWDSMLPDGSINPGQMTSFNHYALGAVADWMHRRVAGLAPGDPGYRTIVVDPLPTAGLTKASARHLTPYGEASVAWNRADGQFRLSVTVPVGSTATVRVPGATDAVSVGHGTHEWTADDPYAEAPPLPADATIRQLMDHEASWDSLVAVAIEKEVVTDDAVLAARLTRYLDQPATQLTSVAGARAFSPSAEALQAELDRLLNR from the coding sequence ATGTCGCGATCCGCCGCACCGACACACCTTCGCTTCGACCACCACACCGCCACCAGCCCGGTCCTCGGGATCGGGACCGCCGCCCCCCGCTTGTCCTGGCAGACCCCGTCCGCCGACGCCGGCTGGGCGCAGACGGCGTACGAGCTGGAGATCGTCCGGGGCGACGCGGCCCCGCAGACCCATGTCGTCGAGTCGGCCGATCAGGTGCTGGTCGCGTGGCCCGGTGATCCGCTCGCGTCGCGCGAGCAGGCGACCGTCCGGGTCCGGGTGCGCGGCGTCGAGTGGAGCGAGTGGAGCGACCCGGCCGTCGTCGAGGCCGGACTGCTCAGCACCGACGACTGGTCCGCGCGCTTCGTCACGCCGCGCGAGATCGGCGGCCAGGACTCCCCCGCTCCCCTGCTGAACGGCGAGTTCGAGCTACCGGACGGCATCGTCAAGGCGCGGCTCTACGCCACGGCCCACGGCACCTACGTGCCGACCCTCAACGGCCGGCGCGTCGGCGATCACGAGCTGGCGCCGGGCTGGACGGCGTACCAGTTCCGCCTGCGCTACCAGACCTACGACGTCACCGACCTCGTCCGGTCGGGCGCGAACCAGCTCGAGTTCCTGCTCGGCAACGGCTGGTACCGCGGCCGGCTCGGCTTCAAGGACCAGCGAGCCCTGTACGGCGACCGCCTGGCCGTCCTCGCGCAGCTCGAGGTGACGACCGCCTCCGGTGAGGTCGTGGTGGTCGGGTCGGACGGCGAGTGGACCGCGCGGGAGAGCGCGATCACCGCCGACGACATCTACGACGGCCAGTCGACCGACCTTCGTCTGACGTCCCCCGCAGCGACTCCGGTCGACGTGCTCGACGCCGATCTCGGGCTCCTGGTGGCGCCCGACGGTCCGCCGGTCCGGATCACCGATGTGTTGCCGGCCAAGGAACTGACGACCTCGCCCGCGGGCAAGCTCCTGGTGGACTTCGGGCAGAACGTCGTCGGCCGGGTCCGGCTCACGGTCCGCGGCGGCGCGGCCGGCGACGAGATCGTGCTGCGCCACGCCGAGGTGCTGGACGAGGGCGAGCTCGGCGTCCGCCCGTTGCGGACGGCGAAGGCGACCGACACCTACGTGCTGGCCGGGCCCGACGAGGTGACGCTCGAGTCGGAGCTGACCTTCCACGGCTTCCGGTATGCCGAGGTGACCGGCGTCGGCAATCTCGCGGCCGAGGACATCGAAGCAGTCGTGCTCGGCTCCGACCTGACCCGGACCGGCTGGTTCGAGTCGTCGAACGAAACCCTCGACCGGTTCCACGAGAACGTCGTGTGGGGCATGCGCGGCAACTTCCTCGACGTACCGACCGACTGCCCGCAGCGCGACGAGCGGCTCGGCTGGACCGGCGACATCCAAGTGTTCTCGCCGTCGGCGAGCTTCCTGTTCGACAGCGCCGGGTTCCTCACCAACTGGCTGGCCGACCTGGCCGCCGAGCAGCACAAGGACGGGTCGGTGCCGTACGTCATCCCGGACGTGCTGCGCGATCCGGGTCCGGCGACGGCGGCCTGGGGTGACGCGGCAACGATCGTGCCCTGGGTCGTGTACGAGCGGACCGGCGACTCGGCTCTGCTCGCCCGCCAGCTGCCGAGCATGAAGGCCTGGGTCGACCGGATGGTCGATCTGGCCGGCGAGAACCTGCTGTGGTCCGGTGGGTTCCAGTTCGGCGACTGGCTCGACCCGACCGCGCCGCCGGACAACGCCGCCGCGGCCAAGGCCGACCCGGACGTGATCGCGACCGCGCACCTGGCCCGGTCCGCCGACGTCGTGGCCCGGGCGGCCGAGGTGGTCGGCGACGCGGACCTCGCTCGCGAGTACGGCGAATTGGCAGCCGGCGTCCGGCGAGCGTTCGCGGCGGAGTACACGACCGAGGGCGGCCGGGTGCTGAGCGACGCCCCGACGACGTACGCGCTGGCGCTGCAGTGGGCCCTGCTGCCGACCGGCGAACAGCGTCAAGGTGCCGCCGAGCGGCTCGCCGACCTGGTCCGCGCCTCGGGCTTCCGGATCAGCACCGGTTTCGTCGGGACCCCGTTGATCGCCGACGCGCTGGCCGATACCGGACACTCCGACCTCGCGTACCGGCTCCTGATGCAGACAGGCTGCCCGTCCTGGCTGTACGCAGTGACCATGGGCGCGACGACGGTGTGGGAACGCTGGGACAGCATGCTCCCGGACGGCAGCATCAACCCGGGCCAGATGACGTCGTTCAACCACTACGCCCTCGGCGCGGTCGCCGACTGGATGCACCGCCGGGTGGCCGGGCTCGCGCCGGGCGATCCGGGGTACCGCACGATCGTCGTCGACCCGTTGCCGACGGCAGGGCTCACCAAGGCGTCCGCGCGGCACCTCACGCCGTACGGCGAAGCGTCGGTCGCGTGGAACCGCGCCGACGGGCAGTTCCGGCTCAGTGTCACCGTGCCGGTCGGGTCGACGGCAACGGTTCGGGTGCCGGGGGCAACTGACGCGGTCAGCGTCGGGCACGGCACGCACGAGTGGACCGCCGACGACCCGTACGCCGAAGCACCGCCACTGCCGGCCGACGCCACCATCCGGCAGCTGATGGATCACGAGGCCAGCTGGGACTCGCTGGTGGCCGTCGCCATCGAGAAGGAGGTCGTCACCGACGACGCCGTACTGGCCGCCCGGCTCACCCGCTACCTCGACCAGCCCGCCACCCAGTTGACGAGCGTCGCCGGGGCGCGGGCCTTCTCACCCTCGGCCGAGGCGTTGCAGGCCGAGCTGGATCGTCTGCTCAACCGCTGA
- a CDS encoding DUF2867 domain-containing protein, whose protein sequence is MRLPATAHTDRPWRIHEITPDFQLEDVWALPTPGGPDDFDRLMSRFTTADPDAPALMSSTIGRFLMALRWKLGTLFGWDRDKAGLGTRVQTLRDRLPSDLLEGPRGPDLDGVPFTSVFLTDDEWAAEIANGTVHAVLHLGWVADSTADGGYRGQMAVLVKPNGRLGTAYMALIKPFRYLWVYPDLLRTIGRGWDAGRGNAAWVNRAR, encoded by the coding sequence ATGAGACTTCCCGCCACCGCCCACACCGACCGCCCCTGGCGCATCCACGAGATCACGCCCGACTTCCAGCTCGAGGACGTCTGGGCCCTGCCCACCCCCGGCGGACCCGACGACTTCGACCGCCTGATGAGCCGCTTCACCACCGCCGACCCCGACGCCCCGGCTCTGATGTCCTCGACGATCGGCCGGTTCCTGATGGCACTGCGCTGGAAGCTCGGCACCCTCTTCGGCTGGGACCGCGACAAGGCCGGCCTCGGCACTCGCGTCCAGACCCTCCGCGACCGCCTCCCGAGCGACCTCCTCGAAGGCCCCCGAGGACCGGACCTCGACGGCGTCCCCTTCACCTCGGTGTTCCTCACCGACGACGAGTGGGCGGCCGAGATCGCCAACGGCACCGTCCACGCCGTCCTGCACCTCGGCTGGGTCGCCGACAGCACCGCCGACGGCGGCTACCGCGGCCAGATGGCCGTCCTGGTCAAACCCAACGGCAGACTCGGTACGGCGTACATGGCGCTGATCAAGCCGTTCCGCTATCTGTGGGTCTACCCCGACCTGCTCCGCACCATCGGCCGCGGCTGGGACGCCGGCCGCGGGAACGCCGCGTGGGTGAACCGCGCGCGGTAG
- a CDS encoding helix-turn-helix transcriptional regulator has product MEDPPVGNNRTLLHFVDGAVAYAGPYVHATGHPVHTHSFFEVAVITGGTGYHESLAGRQELDVGDVILLRPGVWHAYDGCADLELYNCCFSAELIQRELAWMREDPLLGFLLWTGPFSAQRRGILTTHLDGVTLAEAIGHLRGLGELRHESVHLHRGDIVGRLSLFLSCLARAVAATGVVGRETQIHPAVLTAMRMLEAAPAHQWTLTELADELHLVPGYLVRLFKSSTGLPPMAYLSRHRVELAADLLLHTDHSISRIAESVGWPDQNYFARRFKLHYGLTASGYRARFTHAAFPRPASQPRPMVRSRSG; this is encoded by the coding sequence ATGGAGGATCCGCCGGTCGGTAACAACCGGACGCTGCTGCACTTCGTCGACGGCGCCGTCGCGTACGCCGGGCCGTACGTGCACGCCACCGGCCACCCGGTCCACACGCACAGCTTCTTCGAGGTCGCGGTGATCACCGGCGGCACGGGGTACCACGAAAGCCTGGCCGGGCGGCAGGAACTCGACGTGGGCGACGTGATCCTGCTGCGGCCCGGCGTCTGGCACGCGTACGACGGCTGCGCGGACCTGGAGCTCTACAACTGCTGCTTCTCGGCCGAACTGATCCAGCGCGAGCTGGCCTGGATGCGCGAGGACCCGCTGCTCGGGTTCCTGCTGTGGACCGGGCCGTTCTCGGCGCAGCGCCGCGGCATCCTGACGACGCATCTGGACGGGGTCACCCTGGCCGAGGCGATCGGGCATCTGCGGGGGCTCGGCGAGCTACGACATGAATCGGTTCACCTGCATCGGGGCGACATCGTCGGGCGGCTGTCGCTGTTCCTGAGCTGCCTGGCGCGGGCGGTGGCGGCGACGGGGGTGGTCGGGCGGGAGACGCAGATCCATCCCGCCGTCCTGACGGCGATGCGGATGCTGGAGGCGGCGCCGGCGCACCAGTGGACGCTGACCGAGCTGGCCGACGAGCTGCATCTGGTGCCCGGGTACCTGGTCCGGCTGTTCAAGTCGTCGACCGGGCTGCCGCCGATGGCCTACCTGTCACGGCACCGCGTCGAGCTGGCCGCGGACCTGCTGCTGCACACCGACCACTCGATCAGCCGGATCGCGGAGTCGGTGGGATGGCCGGACCAGAACTACTTCGCGCGGCGCTTCAAGCTGCACTACGGGCTGACGGCCTCGGGCTACCGCGCGCGGTTCACCCACGCGGCGTTCCCGCGGCCGGCGTCCCAGCCGCGGCCGATGGTGCGGAGCAGGTCGGGGTAG
- a CDS encoding ABC transporter substrate-binding protein, producing the protein MTFRRRTSGLALVAACSLALTACSAGSLGSSDDTGGSGSVSITYLAGNQEQDVKEAQQLIKDFNAKNPDVTVKLESRPGGTEGDNIVKTRLSTGDMSDVFSYNTGSLFQAIAPQKNLVPISDQPYIGDVDENFKKTVTADGQVYGAPAGGFMGGAVLYNIPIYTRLGLKVPKTWAEFMANNAKIKAAGIAPVIQTYGETWTSQLFVLGDFHNVAAAETDFADKYTQNQAKYASSAAAKKGFEHTQQVHDAGYQNTDFASAKLPDGLRMLAQGKGAHYPILTGVVNDMVDTYPAGAKDVGLFALPGDNASTNGLTVWTPNGVYIPNTTTGEKLDAAKKFLAFVASPDGCASLAKAGVPTGPYAIKGCTLPADVPQSIKDMQPYLDKEGGSSLALEFLSPVKGPSLEQITVEVGSGIRKAQDGAARYDEDVKKQAQQLGLAGW; encoded by the coding sequence ATGACATTCCGCCGACGCACCTCAGGACTGGCCTTGGTCGCGGCCTGCTCACTCGCCCTGACCGCCTGCAGCGCGGGCAGCCTCGGCTCCAGCGACGACACGGGCGGCTCGGGCTCGGTCTCCATCACCTACCTGGCGGGCAACCAGGAGCAGGACGTCAAGGAGGCCCAGCAGCTGATCAAGGACTTCAACGCGAAGAACCCGGACGTCACGGTCAAGCTGGAGAGCCGCCCGGGCGGCACCGAGGGCGACAACATCGTCAAGACCCGGCTGTCCACCGGCGACATGAGCGACGTGTTCAGCTACAACACCGGCTCGCTGTTCCAGGCGATCGCGCCGCAGAAGAACCTCGTCCCGATCAGCGACCAGCCCTACATCGGTGACGTCGACGAGAACTTCAAGAAGACCGTCACCGCCGACGGCCAGGTCTACGGCGCACCGGCCGGCGGGTTCATGGGCGGCGCGGTGCTCTACAACATCCCGATCTACACCCGGCTCGGGCTGAAGGTGCCGAAGACCTGGGCCGAGTTCATGGCCAACAACGCCAAGATCAAGGCCGCCGGGATCGCGCCGGTGATCCAGACCTACGGCGAGACCTGGACCTCGCAACTGTTCGTGCTCGGCGACTTCCACAACGTCGCGGCCGCCGAGACCGACTTCGCCGACAAGTACACGCAGAACCAGGCCAAGTACGCCAGCTCCGCGGCGGCCAAGAAGGGGTTCGAGCACACCCAGCAGGTGCACGACGCCGGGTACCAGAACACCGACTTCGCCTCGGCCAAGCTGCCCGACGGGCTCCGGATGCTGGCCCAGGGCAAGGGCGCGCACTACCCGATCCTGACCGGCGTGGTGAACGACATGGTCGACACCTACCCGGCCGGGGCCAAGGACGTCGGACTGTTCGCGTTGCCTGGTGACAACGCGAGCACCAACGGCCTGACGGTGTGGACGCCGAACGGCGTCTACATCCCGAACACCACCACCGGCGAGAAGCTGGACGCGGCGAAGAAGTTCCTCGCGTTCGTCGCCAGCCCGGACGGGTGCGCGTCGCTGGCCAAGGCCGGCGTACCGACCGGTCCGTACGCGATCAAGGGGTGCACGCTGCCGGCCGACGTACCGCAGTCGATCAAGGACATGCAGCCGTACCTGGACAAGGAGGGCGGATCGAGCCTGGCGCTGGAGTTCCTGTCGCCGGTCAAGGGCCCGTCGCTGGAGCAGATCACCGTCGAGGTCGGCTCGGGCATCCGCAAGGCGCAGGACGGCGCCGCCCGGTACGACGAGGACGTCAAGAAGCAGGCCCAGCAGCTCGGACTGGCTGGCTGGTGA
- a CDS encoding amidohydrolase family protein, whose protein sequence is MIVDAHHHFWRVAAQEQPWRDHRHGAIARDYTPEDLATELARTGVDRTVLIQSVDEPTENDRLLQYAEASYVGAVVGWLPLADPKAARREIDRIGGLEKFSGVRCLVGRDPLEWLPDSVGLFRELAAAGIAWDVVPVTAAQTKAVLGLADAVPELRIVVDHLARPPVDSGGWEPWAGLVRELAGCPRVGMKVSLGIDLLTELTAWPELRRYLAWVVECFGAERLMVASNWPVVLLRASYGEAWGHLRAALADVLGDGDELAAVLGGTAADYYRIN, encoded by the coding sequence ATGATCGTCGACGCCCACCACCACTTCTGGCGGGTAGCCGCCCAGGAACAACCGTGGCGAGACCACCGCCACGGCGCGATCGCCCGCGACTACACCCCGGAGGACCTGGCCACCGAGCTGGCCCGCACAGGTGTAGACCGCACAGTCCTCATCCAGTCGGTCGACGAACCCACCGAGAACGACAGGCTGCTGCAGTACGCCGAAGCGTCGTACGTAGGCGCGGTCGTCGGCTGGCTGCCGCTGGCCGACCCGAAGGCGGCACGGCGGGAGATCGACCGCATTGGTGGGCTGGAGAAATTCAGTGGTGTGCGGTGTCTTGTCGGGCGGGATCCGTTGGAGTGGTTGCCCGACTCGGTCGGGCTGTTTCGTGAGTTGGCTGCTGCGGGGATTGCGTGGGATGTGGTGCCGGTGACCGCCGCGCAGACCAAGGCGGTGCTCGGGTTGGCGGACGCCGTACCGGAGTTGCGGATTGTGGTGGATCACCTGGCGCGGCCTCCGGTGGACAGCGGGGGATGGGAGCCGTGGGCGGGGCTGGTGCGGGAGTTGGCGGGGTGTCCTCGGGTGGGGATGAAGGTTTCGTTGGGGATCGATCTGCTGACCGAGCTCACCGCGTGGCCGGAGCTCCGGAGATATCTCGCGTGGGTGGTGGAGTGCTTCGGCGCCGAGCGGCTGATGGTGGCGAGCAACTGGCCCGTGGTGTTGCTGCGGGCGTCGTACGGCGAAGCGTGGGGGCACCTGCGGGCGGCGCTCGCGGACGTGCTGGGGGACGGGGACGAACTTGCGGCCGTGCTCGGAGGCACGGCCGCTGACTACTACCGGATCAACTGA